Within Halobacterium jilantaiense, the genomic segment CGTCGCCGACGCCCTCGGCGGCCGGCCACTCGGCCCCTCGAATGGAGACGACGAACGGCCCGTCAGTGACCTCGACGGTCGTCTCGACCTTCGAGCCGTACATCTCGCGCGTGACTTCCAGCGCGCCGTCGTACGCCAGGTCGATGGCGTCCGAGACGTACGTCCGGCCGGTCCGGGTGGCGACGGCCGGCGCGTAATCCAGGCCGTTCACGCTGTTCGGCACGAGGACGAACTCGGCGTCGAGGTCGTCTGCGAGCGCCTCGACGGCCTGCGCGTAGACGTCGTGGTTGAACTCCTCACCGTGCTCGACGGCGTGCACGTGGTCGACGCCCTCGCGGTTCAGGTCCTCGGCGAACGACTCCGTGTCCCCGGAGACAACGGCCGCGTGCAGGTCGGTGCCGGCGGCGTCCGCGAGTTCGCGGCCCGCGGTCAGCAGCTCGAAGCTCACGTCGCGGAGGTCACCGCGGCGGTGGTCGGCGACGGCGAGTACGGTCATTCGCCGACCACCCCCTTGTCGCGGAGCACGTCAGCGAGCTGCCCGGCCTGCTCGCCGGCGTCGCCCTCGATGTACTCGGCGTCGCTCTCGGTCTCCGGCTCGTACATCGCCGTCACGTCGAGACTGGACTCGACGACGCCCGCGTCCAGCCCGAGGTCGTCGAGGCTCTTCGGCGCAATCTCCTTCGACTGCGCCTGCCGGATGCCCCGCAGGCTCGCGTACCGGGGCTCGTTGATGCCCGTCTGGATAGTGAGCACGGCCGGGAGCTCCACGTCGGTGAGCTCCTCGACACCGCCCTCGAGTTCGCGGCGCACGGACGCGACGCCCTCGTCGAGGACCTTCTCGGTGTCCAGCGCGTTCACGACCGCCGCCCACTGGAAGTCGAGCTCCTCGGCGAGCGCCACGCCGGTCGCACCGAAGCTGTCGTCGTTTGCCTGCACCCCGGAGAGTACGATATCGGGGTCCTCCTCCTCGACGACGGCCGCCAGCAGCTGGGCCTTCGTCTCCACATCCAGGAGTTCGACATCCTCGATGGCGTCGTCCCAGACTCGGACCGCGCGGTCGGCACCCTTCGCGAGCGCCATCCGGATGGTCTCCTCGGAGCGCTCCGGGCCGATGGTGACCGCGACGACCTCCACGTCGTCGCCGGCCTCCGCCAGCTGGACGCCCTCCTCGACGGCGTAGTCGTCCCACTCGTTGAGGTCGTAGTCGAGGTACGTGCTCTCGATCTCGGTCCCCGAGATCTCGAAGTCGTCCTCCACTGCGGCCACCTCTTTGACGGTGACGAGAACCTTCATCACCCCGAAAATCGCGCTTCCCGGGGGTAAACGTTTTCGGAACAGATGGCGGACCGCCCGGAGTTTTATTCGTCCTCGAAGCCCTCTCCCGGCAGCGAGATGAGATTCTCGCGGCCGATGCGGAGCTTCTCGACCCGGTCGGCCTCGTCCATCGAGGACAGCAACTGGGAGACCTTCGCCGTCGACCATCGGGTCTCCTCGACGATCTTCGACTGCTTCATCCGGCCGCCGTTCTCCGCCAGCAGGCGCTCGACGCGCTCCTCGTCGCTCAACAGCTCCGGGTCGACGCCGCCGGCCGCCGACTCAGTGTCCGAGCCATCTGCGTCCGCTCCGGCAGCCGAGCCACCGCTTGTACTGGCGGCCGACTCGTCGACGGGGTCCGTCGACGGCTTCGGCTCGCGCTCTGTTTCGCGCTCCGGGTTCGGGACCTTGCTATCGGGCTCGCCGTCACTGGCCGGTTCGCCGTCGCGCCGAAGGTACCTCCAGACTACGACCACGCCGACGACAGCCAAGAGGCCTCCCACGGCGACCACAGGGAAGTCGTCGCCACCGATGGTCGGCCCAGTGGTGAACACGAGTGACGGCTGCCCGCGCTCGAACGTCTTCGGTCCCTCCCACTGGTAGGCACCGCCGACGACGTTCGTCTCCGGGCTGACGTTCTCCGTGCCGTAGCCGTCGGGCTGCCGGATGCTCAATGTCTGGCCGTCTCGGAGGTCCCCGAACCACCCGCCGGAGAAGCCGTCCACGGCCAGCGTCTCGTTGTTCACCGCCGCGAAGTCCGTCCACGTGAACTGCAGGGAGAGTACGCCAGTAGAGTTGTTTCCGTGGTCTACCGTCGTGGCCGTCCGCCGCGCGTCAGTCACTTCCATCGACCGGTCGACACGGTCGCTCACTTCCGGCGCTGCCGCCCGGAACACGTCCACCGAGAAGTCGCCGTCCGTCTCACCGGCCTTGAACGCCGCCGCGAGGCGGTCGAAGGCAGCGGTGTCGTTCTCGGTCTCCAAGTGGTACGTCGCAGAGACGTTCCACCTGGCGTCACCGTCCTCCTCGAGCTGGACGGCGAAGTGGACGCCCTCCTCTTCGAGCGCGCGGTCCTGGAGCTGTGGCTCCGGACTGTCCGCAACGGTAGCGGGCGTCGCGGGAGCCCCCGCGCTGGGCGCGACCGCCTGACCGACAGCGCCGGCACCGGCGAGCGGCGCGACGACCAGACACGCGAGGGCGACGAGGAGGGCGGCCTGCCGCATACACCGTGACTGAACGACGCTCGGGCAAAGTACTTTCCATCCGAGCGACACGCCTGGCTCGAACACGGCGAGAGAACGCTCCACATCGTTTTTGACCACCCCTCCCGAACGGTCGCCCATGTCCCGCGTCCGCCCTGCCCTCGCCGCCCTCGTGCTCGTCGTCGCCACCGCGGCGACCGGGCTCGCCGCGACGGGCGCGCTCTCCGCACCGGCCCAGCCCGGCGACGACCCGACCGTTGGCGTCTCCGAGAACACGAGCCGTGTCCTCCTCCTCACGCGCGCCGACGCCGCCGGCTTCGACAGCCCCAACCTGACCGTCACGCAGTCGGTCGACGCCGGTCACCAGGGACTGACGACCACCTACCGGCTGGAACGCCTCGAGAGCCAACTCGAGGGCGTCGACTCCGGAGCGAAGCGCAGCGCCCTCATCCAGCGGGAGGTCGAGTGGGCCACGAACCGGACGACCGCCCTCATCGAGCGCGAGCGGGAGGCCCGGAACGCGTACGCGGCCGGCGACATCACCGGGAGCGAGTACCTCACCACGGTCGGCGCGGTCCACGCAGCCGCGAGCAGCCTGGAGCGGTACCTCGGCGACAAGTCCAGCCAGCGCGCGCTGTACACGCTAGCCGACCAGAAGAGTCCCATCAGTCGAACGCGCGCCCGCCTGCAGTCCGTGCTCGGTCCGGTCCGGGAGCGCGCCACCGCAGCCGTGCAGGGCGACCGCGAGCGCGCAAGAATCCACGTGACCGTCGGCGACGGCGTGATGCTGTCGACACTGAACGGCACCACGTACGTCCGGGAGACGTACCGCCCCGACAACCTCGACGAGGAACTGGCGGCCTACGGCGACCCGATCGCCTTCATCCAGGAGACCTACCCCTGGGTGGCGAACAACTCTCAGGGGGCGTCGTACACGACGATGGGGAACTACGCGGTCCTGTTCTCCACGGGCCACAGCCACGGTGAACTGGAGGTCTACAGCGATGTCTCGACAGACCGCGTCTACGTCGAGCGTCAACGGAAGCGCCTCGACCGGATGCCCGTGTCCTACGAGTCCTCGACGAGCGGGAACAACGCCACGCTGCTGGTCTCCCGGACGTACACTGGCGGCCCGGTGAACGTCCGCGTGGAGAACGCAACCGGCGGCGGCATCGCGGCGCCCGTCACCCTCGCCGGGTCCGAGGTCGGTGCGACCGGCGAGGACGGCGAGCTGTGGGCCATCAGCCCCGGCGGCGAGTACGAGGTGTCCGTCGAGGTCGACGGGGAGACGCTGAACGCCACCGTCGTCGCGAACCCGCAGCCGCCCACCGAGCAGACGACCGGGAACGTGACCGTCGGCGAGACGTAACCTCGCCGCGGCCGCCTGCGACTGCCCGCCACGGTCCGAGAGTTCTTGACCGAAGCCGGAACCACAGCGGCCCGTGGCTCGCGCCTACGCTCCGGTCGCGGCCGTTCTGCTGGTCGCCGTCACCGTCGTCGCCGCTGCCGGCGTCTTCGCGTTCGTCCCGTCGCTGCCCGGTGAGCCGCCGGAGCGCCGCGGTGTCACAGCAACCGCGTCCAGCGACGGCACGGTCGCGCTGACGCTGCTGTCGGGGCCACCGGTCGACCCCGACTCGCTCGACGTCCGAATCGCGGTCGACGGGGAGCCACTCGCCCGCCAGCCGCCGGTGCCGTTCTTCTCCGCGTCGGGGTTCGTTAGCGGTCCGACCGGCGCGTTCAACGCCGCGAGCAGCGCGGACTGGCGGGTCGGCGAGACCGTGACCGTCCGAATCGCGGGCACGAACGACCCAGTTCCGGCCGCCGGAGAGACGGTTCGCGTCGAACTCAGAGTGCGCGGTCAGCTGCTCGGCGCGGCCGAAACGACCGTCGAAGCCGAACAGAGCACCGGCGAGTAGCGGTCAGCCCTCGTCGCGCTCCGGCGCTCGCGCGACCGAGACGATTGCAGGCGGACTGCTCTCGTTCTTCCGGAGCACGCGGTGCTCGATGTCCTCGAAGCCGGCCTCGCGGAACATCCGGTCGGCCTCCGCCTCGTCGTAGAACAGCATGATCGCGTCGGCGAGCTTCTGGAAGACGGTCGATGTCGGATAGTCCGGGCCGACCACGAGGACCTGGCTGCCCGGCTTCGCCACGCGCCGAATCTCCCGCAGGCCCTCGACGGGATGCGGCCAGTACTCGATGGACCCCGACGACCACACGAGGTCGAAGCTGTCGTCCTTGAACGGCAGCCGCTCGGCGTCTCCGAAGTGGAAAGCGACGGGGTCGCGTTTGCCGAGTTTCGCCCACGCTTTCTCCAGCTGGTGAGGGCTCTGGTCGAGCCCGTAGACGTGCTCGGTGTGCTGGAGTAGCCCCTCGGTCCCGAAGCCCGTGCCGCAGCCCACGTCCAGCACGCGGTCGTCGGCGTCGATGTCCAGCATCGACAGCGCCTCGGCGCGCATCTCCTCGGTCCAGATGAACGTGTTGACGCGGTCGTACACCTTCGAGAGGTACTTGTAGAACGTCCGGGCCCGCGACTTGTCTTCGAGGACTCCCATCGGCCGAATGTTGGCCTGAACACGCATAATAGCTTCCGATGGCCCCGGAACTTCGCAACTACCATATAGCCCGTAGGCTAACTCCCGGCTGGTTAGAGCGTATGCCAAGGCCAGAGGTTCTCGACGACATCAAATCGGCAGAGTCTGACGCCGACGACATCGTGGCCGAGGCGGAGGAGGACCGCGAGCAGCGGCTCTCCGAAGCCCGGTCGCGGGCCGATGAAATCCGCAGCGAGGCGGAGCAGGAGGCCCGCGAACTGAGAGACGAACGACTCGAGACGGCTCGAGAAGACATCGAGGCCGAGCGCAGCGACCTCCTCGAGGACGGCGAGGCGGAACGCGAGGAACTCGTCGCCGAAGCCGAAGCCAGCGAGGACGAGGCGGTCGAGTTCGCGCTCGAACGGTTCACGGAGGCGGTACATGCTCAGACCTGAGCAGATGAGCAAGGTCTCGGTGGCGGGCTCCCAGCGCGTGCTGGGCGATGTCATCGAGGCCATCCACGACCTCGACCTCGTCCACCTCTCGGACTACGACGGCGGCATCGAGGGGTTCGACAACGGCGACCCCCTCGAGGGTGCCGACGAGGCCGCGGAGAAACTCGTCACCGTCCGCTCCCTGAAATCCATCCTCGAAGTCTCCGGAGACGACGCGGGCCCGACCCGCATCGTCACCGACGAGGCACTCGAGGAGGAACTCGAGGAGATTCGCGTCGAGGCGAACGAACTCGACGACCGGCGGGGCGACCTCGAAGACGAGCTCCGCGACGTCGAGGAGCGCATCGACGAGGTCGAGCCGTTCGCGGACCTCGGCGTCGACCTCGACCTGCTGCAGGGCTACGAGACCCTTCAGGTCGCCGTCGGAACGGGTAACGGAGACAGCGTTCGCGCCGCTCTCGCGGAGTCCGAACGCGTCGACGCGTTCGAGGTCTTCGCGGGCGACGACACGCTCGCCGCCTTCGTCTACCCCGATGGCGACGACGACACGGCGCTCGACGACGCGCTCGTCGGCGTCGACTTCACGCGCATCGAAGTGCCCGAGGACGCCGAGGCGAGTCCGGGCGAGTACGTCGCGAAGCTCCGAGACGAACGGAACACCATCGAGACGAAACTCGACCGCGTCGAAGCCGAGCTCGCGGAGTTCCGTCAGGAGCACGCGGGCTTCCTGCTCGCTGCCGAGGAGAAACTCGCCATCGACGTCCAGAAGGCCGAGGTGCCGCTGCAGTTCGCCAGCACCGAGCGCGCGTTCGTCGCCGAGGGCTGGATTCCGTCCGACGAGTACGACGCGTTCGACGAGTCGGTGCGGGCGGCCGTCGGCGAGCACGCCGCGGTCGAGGAACTGGAGCGAGCGGACTACGAGCCCGCGGGCCACGGCCAGCACGCGCCGGCCGAGGACCACGACGCCGAGGCCGCCACCGACGGCGGCACGAGCGCCGAGTTCGACGAGAGCGACAGTCCGCCCGTCGTTCAGGACAACCCCGGCCCGGTGACGCCGTTCGAGTCGCTCACCGAGGTCATCAACCGGCCGAAGTACACGGAGCTCGACCCGACGGTCATCCTGTTCCTGACGTTCCCGGCGTTCTACGGGTTCATGATCGGGGACCTCGGGTACGGTATCCTGTACACGGCAATCGGCTTCTGGCTGTACCGCAGCTTCGACAGCGAGATGATCACGAAGCTCGGCGGCGTCGCGATGTGGGCCGGCGGCTTCACGGCGCTGTTCGGCGTGCTGTACGGCGAGATATTCGGACTCCATCTGGTCACGGAGTACCTCTGGCACGGTGCGCTCGGACTGGCCGACGCGCCCCTGAAGAAGGGGCTGCACGTCGGCGCGTTCG encodes:
- a CDS encoding V-type ATP synthase subunit I, producing the protein MLRPEQMSKVSVAGSQRVLGDVIEAIHDLDLVHLSDYDGGIEGFDNGDPLEGADEAAEKLVTVRSLKSILEVSGDDAGPTRIVTDEALEEELEEIRVEANELDDRRGDLEDELRDVEERIDEVEPFADLGVDLDLLQGYETLQVAVGTGNGDSVRAALAESERVDAFEVFAGDDTLAAFVYPDGDDDTALDDALVGVDFTRIEVPEDAEASPGEYVAKLRDERNTIETKLDRVEAELAEFRQEHAGFLLAAEEKLAIDVQKAEVPLQFASTERAFVAEGWIPSDEYDAFDESVRAAVGEHAAVEELERADYEPAGHGQHAPAEDHDAEAATDGGTSAEFDESDSPPVVQDNPGPVTPFESLTEVINRPKYTELDPTVILFLTFPAFYGFMIGDLGYGILYTAIGFWLYRSFDSEMITKLGGVAMWAGGFTALFGVLYGEIFGLHLVTEYLWHGALGLADAPLKKGLHVGAFAELWLAASLVFGIVHLAIGYVFGLVNESRSHGVKTAITESGGQMLLMLGVGTWLFSTHMQSGGGPRPELLYRVVDLVPGIAGGLPPIVGKVALVAALAGLVLVTIGEGAAGFLESPTYALVNTVSYTRIAAVLLAKAGMAYVVNLLVFGAYETHLENPETIDYMFGLFTTTIEHETHFMVFSGAHGHEPLFPGLIHMGWGGVLAGVVVLVLGHLLVLALGVTSAGLQTLRLEYVEFFNKFYEGGGEKYNPFGYTRNYTTED
- a CDS encoding helix-turn-helix transcriptional regulator, producing the protein MRQAALLVALACLVVAPLAGAGAVGQAVAPSAGAPATPATVADSPEPQLQDRALEEEGVHFAVQLEEDGDARWNVSATYHLETENDTAAFDRLAAAFKAGETDGDFSVDVFRAAAPEVSDRVDRSMEVTDARRTATTVDHGNNSTGVLSLQFTWTDFAAVNNETLAVDGFSGGWFGDLRDGQTLSIRQPDGYGTENVSPETNVVGGAYQWEGPKTFERGQPSLVFTTGPTIGGDDFPVVAVGGLLAVVGVVVVWRYLRRDGEPASDGEPDSKVPNPERETEREPKPSTDPVDESAASTSGGSAAGADADGSDTESAAGGVDPELLSDEERVERLLAENGGRMKQSKIVEETRWSTAKVSQLLSSMDEADRVEKLRIGRENLISLPGEGFEDE
- a CDS encoding electron transfer flavoprotein subunit alpha/FixB family protein, translating into MTVLAVADHRRGDLRDVSFELLTAGRELADAAGTDLHAAVVSGDTESFAEDLNREGVDHVHAVEHGEEFNHDVYAQAVEALADDLDAEFVLVPNSVNGLDYAPAVATRTGRTYVSDAIDLAYDGALEVTREMYGSKVETTVEVTDGPFVVSIRGAEWPAAEGVGDAEVSTFDVDVDEDAVGSTVKGFEEVGGGDVDIADANFLVSIGRGIEEEENLELVEALAETTGATLSSSRPIVDNGWLPKNRQVGQSGKQVTPDVYLAIGISGAVQHVAGMKGADTIIAINTDPNAPIYDIADYGIVGDLFDVVPALIEEFGGEPPSV
- a CDS encoding type IV pilin produces the protein MARAYAPVAAVLLVAVTVVAAAGVFAFVPSLPGEPPERRGVTATASSDGTVALTLLSGPPVDPDSLDVRIAVDGEPLARQPPVPFFSASGFVSGPTGAFNAASSADWRVGETVTVRIAGTNDPVPAAGETVRVELRVRGQLLGAAETTVEAEQSTGE
- a CDS encoding DUF7096 domain-containing protein yields the protein MSRVRPALAALVLVVATAATGLAATGALSAPAQPGDDPTVGVSENTSRVLLLTRADAAGFDSPNLTVTQSVDAGHQGLTTTYRLERLESQLEGVDSGAKRSALIQREVEWATNRTTALIEREREARNAYAAGDITGSEYLTTVGAVHAAASSLERYLGDKSSQRALYTLADQKSPISRTRARLQSVLGPVRERATAAVQGDRERARIHVTVGDGVMLSTLNGTTYVRETYRPDNLDEELAAYGDPIAFIQETYPWVANNSQGASYTTMGNYAVLFSTGHSHGELEVYSDVSTDRVYVERQRKRLDRMPVSYESSTSGNNATLLVSRTYTGGPVNVRVENATGGGIAAPVTLAGSEVGATGEDGELWAISPGGEYEVSVEVDGETLNATVVANPQPPTEQTTGNVTVGET
- a CDS encoding electron transfer flavoprotein subunit beta/FixA family protein, which gives rise to MKVLVTVKEVAAVEDDFEISGTEIESTYLDYDLNEWDDYAVEEGVQLAEAGDDVEVVAVTIGPERSEETIRMALAKGADRAVRVWDDAIEDVELLDVETKAQLLAAVVEEEDPDIVLSGVQANDDSFGATGVALAEELDFQWAAVVNALDTEKVLDEGVASVRRELEGGVEELTDVELPAVLTIQTGINEPRYASLRGIRQAQSKEIAPKSLDDLGLDAGVVESSLDVTAMYEPETESDAEYIEGDAGEQAGQLADVLRDKGVVGE
- the ahaH gene encoding ATP synthase archaeal subunit H, translating into MPRPEVLDDIKSAESDADDIVAEAEEDREQRLSEARSRADEIRSEAEQEARELRDERLETAREDIEAERSDLLEDGEAEREELVAEAEASEDEAVEFALERFTEAVHAQT
- a CDS encoding methyltransferase domain-containing protein, which codes for MGVLEDKSRARTFYKYLSKVYDRVNTFIWTEEMRAEALSMLDIDADDRVLDVGCGTGFGTEGLLQHTEHVYGLDQSPHQLEKAWAKLGKRDPVAFHFGDAERLPFKDDSFDLVWSSGSIEYWPHPVEGLREIRRVAKPGSQVLVVGPDYPTSTVFQKLADAIMLFYDEAEADRMFREAGFEDIEHRVLRKNESSPPAIVSVARAPERDEG